One stretch of Camelus bactrianus isolate YW-2024 breed Bactrian camel chromosome 21, ASM4877302v1, whole genome shotgun sequence DNA includes these proteins:
- the MEX3A gene encoding RNA-binding protein MEX3A, which translates to MPRAPPARPPPVSSMLLHPVHLKQKSLSAGRGWALLGATERRSWTGARCGSLRGASGRRGLETPGSEAGGVGAEIPQPPAPRHPGEETRSAFLALLLFPPTPTPGAGARGVGLQGVWGGGLRGRVYLSISLSSPLPSSLFPPPHTPPSSPLPSPPLSSFPFHHLSLSLPLPLSPSFCFAMPSLVVSGIMERNGGFGELGCFGGSAKDRGLLEDERALQLALDQLCLLGLGEPPAPTAGEDGGGGGGGAPAQPAAPPQPAPPPPPAAPPAAPTAAPAAQTPQPPTAPKGASDAKLCALYKEAELRLKGSSNTTECVPVPTSEHVAEIVGRQGCKIKALRAKTNTYIKTPVRGEEPVFMVTGRREDVATARREIISAAEHFSMIRASRNKSGAAFGVAPALPGQVTIRVRVPYRVVGLVVGPKGATIKRIQQQTNTYIITPSRDRDPVFEITGAPGNVERAREEIETHIAVRTGKILEYNNENDFLAGSPDAALDSRYSEAWRVHPPGCKPLSTFRQNSLGCIGECGVDSGFEAPRLGEQGGDFGYGGYLFPGYGVGKQDVYYGVAETSPPLWAGQENATPTSVLFSSASSSSSSSAKARAGPPGAHRSPATSAGPELAGLPRRPPGEPLQGFSKLGGGGLRSPGGGRDCMVCFESEVTAALVPCGHNLFCMECAVRICERTDPECPVCHITATQAIRIFS; encoded by the exons ATGCCCCGGGCGCCCCCGGCGCGCCCCCCTCCCGTCAGTTCCATGCTGCTCCATCcagttcatttaaaacaaaagagtTTGAGCGCTGGAAGGGGCTGGGCTCTATTGGGGGCCACTGAGCGCCGCTCTTGGACTGGGGCTCGGTGCGGGAGCCTAAGGGGGGCGTCTGGACGGCGGGGTCTAGAGACTCCTGGGTCCGAggcgggaggggtgggggcagagatcccgcagccccccgccccccgtcACCCCGGAGAGGAGACGAGATCTGCTTTCTTGGCTTTGcttctctttccccccacccccaccccgggggcTGGGGCGAGGGGAGTCGGGTTACAGGGTGTTTGGGGAGGGGGGCTTAGGGGGAGGGTCTATCTTTCTATCTCGctttcttcccccctccccagttctttgttcccccctccccacacacccccctcctctcctctcccctcccctcctctctcctcttttcccttccaccacctctctctctctctccctctccctctctcccccagcttTTGTTTCGCCATGCCTAGTCTAGTGGTATCTGGAATAATGGAAAGAAATGGGGGCTTTGGAGAACTAGGATGTTTCGGGGGAAGCGCTAAGGACCGAGGGCTGCTGGAAGACGAGCGCGCCCTTCAGCTGGCTCTCGATCAACTCTGCCTCCTGGGTTTGGgggagccccccgcccccacggCGGGCGAGgacgggggaggtggggggggcggCGCCCCCGCGCAGCCGGCCGCCCCCCCGCAGccggctccgccgccgccgcccgcggcGCCCCCGGCCGCCCCGACGGCGGCCCCCGCAGCGCAGACGCCCcagccccccaccgcccccaaaGGGGCCAGCGACGCCAAGCTCTGCGCTCTCTACAAAGAGGCCGAGCTGCGCCTGAAGGGCAGCAGCAACACCACCGAGTGTGTACCCGTGCCCACCTCCGAGCACGTGGCCGAGATCGTGGGCAGGCAAG GCTGCAAGATTAAGGCTCTGAGGGCCAAGACCAACACCTACATCAAGACGCCAGTGCGAGGAGAAGAGCCAGTGTTCATGGTGACCGGGCGGCGGGAGGACGTGGCCACAGCCCGACGAGAAATCATCTCAGCAGCGGAACACTTCTCCATGATCCGCGCCTCCCGCAACAAGTCCGGCGCCGCCTTTGGCGTGGCGCCTGCTCTCCCTGGCCAAGTGACCATTCGTGTGCGGGTGCCCTACCGCGTGGTGGGGCTGGTGGTGGGCCCCAAGGGGGCAACCATCAAACGCATCCAGCAGCAGACCAACACGTACATTATCACGCCAAGCCGGGACCGCGACCCGGTGTTCGAGATCACCGGTGCCCCTGGCAACGTGGAGCGTGCGCGCGAAGAGATCGAGACGCACATCGCAGTGCGCACAGGCAAGATCCTCGAGTACAACAATGAAAACGACTTCCTGGCCGGGAGCCCCGACGCCGCGCTTGATAGCCGCTACTCCGAGGCCTGGCGGGTGCACCCTCCCGGCTGCAAGCCTCTTTCCACCTTCCGGCAGAACAGCCTGGGCTGCATCGGCGAGTGCGGAGTGGACTCTGGCTTCGAGGCCCCGCGCCTGGGCGAACAAGGCGGGGACTTCGGCTACGGCGGGTACCTATTTCCGGGCTACGGCGTGGGCAAGCAGGACGTGTACTACGGCGTGGCTGAGACTAGCCCCCCGCTCTGGGCGGGCCAGGAGAACGCCACGCCCACCTCGGTGCTTttctcctccgcctcctcctcctcctcctcttccgcCAAGGCCCGCGCAGGGCCTCCGGGAGCGCATCGCTCTCCTGCCACCTCCGCGGGGCCGGAGCTGGCGGGACTCCCAAGACGTCCGCCGGGAGAGCCTCTCCAGGGCTTCTCTAAACTTGGCGGGGGCGGCCTGCGGAGCCCCGGCGGCGGGCGTGATTGCATGGTGTGCTTCGAGAGTGAGGTGACTGCCGCACTCGTGCCCTGTGGACACAACCTGTTCTGCATGGAGTGTGCGGTACGCATCTGCGAGAGGACGGACCCCGAGTGTCCCGTCTGCCACATCACAGCCACGCAAGCCATCCGAATATTTTCCTAA